A genomic window from Sandaracinaceae bacterium includes:
- a CDS encoding penicillin-insensitive murein endopeptidase: MAMTGEESTSIGGPRDGSLEGGVALPERAPGLQAGTTRPNPEAVYGTVEMVQALVRAAGVVHAELPGGALRINDLGFREGGPIPHHGSHRAGRDVDVLFYLLDRGGAPMPSVGAFLDPRGIGVDFKDLSVRADDVVVRLDAPRTWRFVQALLEGTRGDDVQRIFVAEHIRALLLAQAERARAPRAVRERFAQITCQPGAPHDDHLHIRFHCSLEDLAHGCADSPPVYPWRRAMLREAGLRPQLNRPRPDRPQAPRTTAEEARAAAGEMHPRVEQWLTRREAWLEAPHPGRPFCR; this comes from the coding sequence ATGGCGATGACGGGGGAAGAGAGCACGTCCATCGGGGGGCCGCGGGATGGGTCGCTCGAGGGAGGGGTCGCGTTGCCGGAGAGGGCGCCGGGGCTGCAAGCGGGGACCACGCGGCCCAACCCGGAGGCCGTGTACGGGACGGTGGAGATGGTGCAGGCGCTGGTGCGCGCGGCGGGGGTCGTGCACGCCGAGCTGCCGGGAGGCGCGCTGCGGATCAACGATCTCGGGTTTCGGGAGGGAGGGCCGATCCCGCACCACGGGAGCCACCGTGCGGGGCGCGACGTGGACGTGCTCTTCTACCTCCTGGACCGCGGCGGAGCGCCGATGCCTTCGGTCGGCGCGTTCCTGGACCCACGCGGGATCGGCGTGGACTTCAAGGATCTGAGCGTGCGCGCGGACGACGTGGTGGTGCGGCTGGACGCGCCGAGGACGTGGCGGTTCGTGCAGGCGCTCCTCGAGGGGACGCGCGGGGACGACGTGCAGCGGATCTTCGTGGCGGAGCACATCCGCGCGCTCCTGCTCGCGCAGGCGGAGCGGGCGCGCGCGCCACGCGCGGTGCGGGAACGCTTCGCGCAGATCACCTGTCAGCCGGGCGCGCCGCACGACGACCACCTGCACATTCGCTTTCACTGCTCGCTCGAGGACCTCGCCCACGGCTGCGCGGACAGCCCGCCGGTGTATCCGTGGCGGCGCGCGATGCTGCGAGAGGCGGGGCTGCGTCCCCAGCTGAACCGACCGCGACCGGATCGCCCGCAGGCGCCGCGGACGACCGCGGAGGAGGCGCGCGCGGCGGCGGGTGAGATGCACCCGAGGGTGGAGCAGTGGCTCACCCGCCGGGAGGCGTGGCTCGAGGCGCCCCACCCGGGCCGGCCGTTCTGTCGTTGA
- a CDS encoding cation:proton antiporter, producing MHEHSFTPLLVVVTAAMVTGILLPRLTMLRIPLVVGEILIGIVLGRSGVHLIPDEPDPWLELLSLFGFAFLMFLSGLEIDLRSLSVGPAKDGKSNGGGLRQLLIVTGSIFGATLVVSLAGSFGLVAAGYVESPYIMALIMSTTSVGLVMPLLKERGEGATSFGQTVILSAVIADFTTMLLITVVVAFYEEGGALLDVGVVGTLFILFFGVLWVGKRLLHSKNTFVRRLAFTAPKTAELPLRAAMTLMLGFVVFSEVIGSEIILGAFLAGTAISSLSRKSVHGLLGMKLDAIGFGFFIPIFFIMVGARFDIHSLLADPTSLVLVPLLVVFAFAVKVVPSLLLSRFYGRRNAIAAGFLLSSRLSLIIAASAIGLRIGAITPEVNTAIILVAILTCVMSPAIYAKLRGSAQSQEHEAVDLDALIGHVVKKRATRGLELQLVEVDAENFPFLVGNTLAEAQLRQRTGLTLIALAHQDGSVVDNPGGKIRVQAGDSLFLIGTEAQVQSMEELSHAEPAPA from the coding sequence GTGCACGAGCACAGCTTCACTCCGCTGCTGGTCGTCGTGACGGCCGCCATGGTCACGGGCATCCTCCTGCCCCGGCTGACCATGCTGCGGATCCCGCTCGTCGTGGGCGAGATCTTGATCGGGATCGTGCTCGGCCGGAGCGGCGTTCACCTCATCCCGGACGAGCCCGACCCGTGGCTGGAGCTGCTCTCCCTCTTCGGCTTCGCGTTCCTCATGTTCCTCTCCGGGCTCGAGATCGATCTGCGCTCGCTCTCGGTCGGACCGGCGAAGGACGGCAAATCGAATGGCGGCGGCCTGCGCCAGCTGCTGATCGTCACGGGCAGCATCTTCGGCGCGACCCTCGTCGTCTCGCTCGCGGGCTCGTTCGGGCTCGTCGCGGCGGGATACGTCGAGAGCCCGTACATCATGGCGCTCATCATGAGCACCACGTCGGTCGGCCTGGTGATGCCGCTCCTCAAGGAGCGCGGCGAGGGGGCGACCTCGTTCGGGCAGACGGTGATCCTCTCCGCGGTCATCGCCGACTTCACCACCATGCTGCTCATCACGGTGGTGGTGGCGTTCTACGAGGAGGGCGGCGCGCTGCTCGACGTCGGCGTGGTGGGCACGCTGTTCATCCTCTTCTTCGGCGTGCTCTGGGTCGGCAAGCGCCTGCTCCACAGCAAGAACACCTTCGTGCGCCGGCTCGCGTTCACGGCGCCCAAGACGGCGGAGCTGCCGCTGCGGGCCGCGATGACCCTCATGCTCGGGTTCGTGGTCTTCAGCGAGGTGATCGGCAGCGAGATCATCCTCGGCGCGTTCCTCGCCGGCACCGCCATCTCGTCGCTCAGCCGCAAGAGCGTGCACGGCCTGCTGGGCATGAAGCTCGACGCGATCGGGTTCGGCTTCTTCATCCCGATCTTCTTCATCATGGTCGGCGCGCGCTTCGACATCCACTCGCTCCTCGCCGACCCCACCAGCCTCGTGCTCGTGCCGCTCCTGGTCGTCTTCGCGTTCGCGGTGAAGGTCGTCCCCAGCCTGCTCCTCTCACGCTTCTACGGGCGCAGGAACGCCATCGCGGCCGGCTTCCTGCTCAGCTCCCGCCTGAGCCTCATCATCGCCGCGTCGGCCATCGGACTGCGCATCGGCGCGATCACGCCCGAGGTGAACACCGCGATCATCCTGGTCGCCATCCTCACCTGCGTGATGTCGCCCGCCATCTACGCGAAGCTGCGCGGATCGGCCCAGAGCCAGGAGCACGAGGCGGTCGACCTCGACGCGCTGATCGGGCACGTGGTGAAGAAGCGGGCCACGCGCGGGCTCGAGCTGCAGCTGGTGGAGGTCGACGCGGAGAACTTCCCGTTCCTCGTCGGCAACACGCTGGCCGAGGCGCAGCTCCGCCAGCGCACCGGGCTGACGCTGATCGCGCTCGCGCACCAGGACGGGAGCGTGGTCGACA
- a CDS encoding ferredoxin--NADP reductase — MKRFERTRRRRVGRIDVAASALSRLAPRGLRGRIDRLRLDARAVVDGFRPEREPTYAAPGTPPWVPTPLGEIDPLEHALPRGRLRRSWVTLRTDLRWLARDLRGEGRPPLVERAGPSRYASAASPLDARTLVVESIERETAEAVTVRLRETDGAPLRFEAGQFLTLELDVEGARLRRAYSLSSSPLDGPSATITVKRIDGGRASSHIVERLRPGARLRARGPSGAFLAPRSDAHLVMIAGGSGITPIASIAETVLRARPATRVSLLYGNRGVDDVIFGSRLRALMGAHPERLRVTHVLERPPAEHRGPVGRVDASAVHAFLEALPEQDLERVYYVCGPSAMMDGVLGALAARGVPDEAIRVERFQSPQDPVDALADLPSDTVMAQIEVGGRAHLVPVAPGQTLLEAGLGAGAPMPFSCAMGGCAACKGKLVSGRVKMEEPSCLTAREREDGWVLTCCSRPLEGVRVELSSRKGE; from the coding sequence ATGAAGCGCTTCGAACGAACACGCCGTCGTCGCGTGGGCCGGATCGACGTCGCGGCGAGCGCGCTGTCTCGGCTCGCCCCGCGGGGCCTCCGAGGGCGTATCGATCGTCTGCGCCTCGACGCGCGCGCCGTGGTCGACGGCTTCCGCCCCGAGCGCGAGCCCACCTACGCGGCGCCGGGCACCCCGCCGTGGGTGCCGACCCCGCTGGGGGAGATCGACCCGCTCGAGCACGCCCTGCCGCGCGGCCGGCTGCGCCGCTCGTGGGTCACGCTCCGCACGGATCTGCGCTGGCTCGCGCGGGACCTGCGCGGCGAGGGCCGCCCGCCGCTCGTGGAGCGCGCCGGGCCGAGTCGCTATGCGTCCGCGGCCTCTCCGCTCGACGCGCGCACCCTCGTCGTCGAGTCCATCGAGCGGGAGACCGCGGAGGCGGTGACGGTGCGGCTCCGCGAGACCGACGGCGCCCCGCTCCGCTTCGAGGCGGGCCAGTTCCTCACCTTGGAGCTCGACGTGGAGGGCGCGCGCCTGCGCCGCGCCTACTCGCTGAGCAGCTCGCCGCTCGATGGTCCGAGCGCGACCATCACCGTCAAGCGAATCGACGGTGGGCGCGCGTCGAGCCACATCGTCGAGCGCCTCCGTCCGGGCGCGAGGCTTCGCGCGCGCGGCCCGTCCGGGGCGTTCCTGGCCCCTCGCTCCGACGCGCACCTCGTCATGATCGCCGGCGGGTCCGGCATCACCCCGATCGCCTCCATCGCCGAGACCGTGCTCCGCGCGCGCCCGGCCACGCGCGTCAGCCTCCTCTACGGGAACCGCGGCGTCGACGACGTGATCTTCGGGTCCCGCCTCCGCGCGCTGATGGGCGCCCACCCCGAGCGGCTCCGCGTGACCCACGTGCTCGAGCGGCCGCCGGCCGAGCATCGCGGGCCGGTCGGCCGCGTCGACGCGTCGGCGGTGCACGCCTTCCTCGAGGCGCTGCCCGAACAGGACCTCGAGCGCGTCTACTATGTGTGTGGTCCTTCCGCGATGATGGACGGCGTCCTCGGCGCGCTGGCCGCGCGCGGCGTGCCGGACGAGGCCATCCGGGTCGAGCGCTTCCAGAGCCCGCAGGATCCGGTCGACGCGCTCGCGGACCTGCCGAGCGACACGGTGATGGCGCAGATCGAGGTCGGTGGCCGCGCGCACCTCGTGCCGGTCGCGCCGGGTCAGACCTTGCTGGAGGCGGGCCTCGGAGCGGGCGCGCCGATGCCGTTCTCGTGCGCGATGGGCGGGTGCGCGGCCTGCAAGGGCAAGCTCGTCTCCGGCCGCGTTAAGATGGAGGAGCCCAGCTGCCTGACGGCGCGCGAGCGCGAAGACGGCTGGGTCCTGACGTGTTGCTCGCGCCCTCTCGAGGGGGTGCGCGTGGAGCTCTCGAGCCGGAAGGGCGAATGA
- a CDS encoding universal stress protein: MPGACLLVPTDFSSCARRAMRMAAQIAPSLDARLVLLHVTHLPAGLVEGSEIRPTPDREPVEIGTFVRDASRAELERYAKELRDLGATVDLSVELGDPVRRILSVADELDCAMIVMGTHGRTGLAHLLIGSVAEKVMRQSRRPVLTVPGSFPEAA, from the coding sequence ATGCCCGGCGCCTGCTTGCTGGTCCCCACCGATTTCTCGAGCTGTGCCCGCCGCGCCATGCGCATGGCCGCCCAGATCGCCCCGAGCCTCGACGCCCGGCTGGTCTTGCTGCACGTGACTCACCTGCCGGCCGGGCTCGTGGAGGGCTCGGAGATCCGACCGACGCCGGATCGCGAGCCGGTGGAGATCGGCACCTTCGTGCGGGATGCCTCGCGCGCAGAGCTGGAGCGCTACGCCAAGGAGCTGCGCGACCTCGGCGCGACGGTGGACCTCTCGGTGGAGCTCGGTGATCCGGTGAGGCGGATCCTGTCGGTGGCGGACGAGCTCGACTGCGCGATGATCGTGATGGGCACCCACGGGCGCACCGGGCTGGCGCATCTGCTCATCGGATCGGTGGCGGAGAAGGTGATGCGGCAGTCGCGGCGGCCGGTGTTGACGGTGCCGGGGAGCTTCCCCGAGGCGGCCTGA
- a CDS encoding PAS domain-containing sensor histidine kinase: MRSLLHPTLDADPELRSRALAILWASLALGAVVAVGTTVRTLIQPLPPVAFWALVGSAILLGFAPLALRVSSRLTLPAALPSFVLVALPAVVAYAQGGLEIPIAMALPLAPVAGMFFGGRAVGLVTATLALIEVLVFARLHASGHVFPMAPPEGQTLTLARANVLALLVLLGAAFAWLFERRRVRHEASLRSERERFRLALDAAHDGVFDWDRAGGDPYYSEQFLRLLKRDDLGARDPREWLAEPDRARVGASLERLAAEGGALEVECQLETADGPRWFELRALRVSGSGETARLVGAVRDVEERKRAAALKDQLISTVSHELRTPLTGIHGALRLLGGGAAGPLSERGQELVALGERNGRRLMRIVDELLDLQRLQAGELDLELDEVSVADVLAQARTIAEELGVEARLSISEPAPEEIVLCDLQRAGQVWINLIGNAVKFAREGKIEAVARAVDGGIRFELADRGPGVPPEMRDSVFEPFTQVDGTTTRAHGGSGLGLAIVASIVRASGGEVGVDERAGGGAVFWFLLRRTRAAINDRTAGPGGAPRATPPGG, translated from the coding sequence TTGCGCTCTCTCCTTCATCCCACCCTCGACGCCGACCCCGAGCTCCGCTCGCGGGCGCTCGCGATCCTGTGGGCCAGCCTCGCGCTCGGCGCGGTGGTCGCCGTCGGCACCACGGTCCGCACGCTCATCCAGCCGCTGCCCCCCGTCGCCTTCTGGGCGCTCGTGGGCTCGGCGATCTTGCTCGGGTTCGCGCCGCTCGCCTTGCGTGTCTCGAGTCGGCTCACCTTGCCGGCCGCGCTGCCCTCGTTCGTCCTCGTCGCGCTCCCCGCGGTCGTCGCGTATGCGCAAGGCGGCCTCGAGATCCCCATCGCCATGGCCCTCCCACTGGCGCCCGTCGCCGGGATGTTCTTCGGTGGGCGCGCGGTGGGCCTCGTCACGGCCACGCTCGCGCTGATCGAGGTGCTGGTCTTCGCGCGCCTCCACGCGAGCGGGCACGTCTTCCCGATGGCGCCCCCCGAGGGCCAGACGCTCACGCTCGCGCGCGCCAACGTGCTCGCGCTCCTCGTGCTCCTCGGCGCGGCCTTCGCGTGGCTCTTCGAGCGACGTCGCGTCCGCCACGAGGCGTCGCTGCGCTCGGAGCGTGAGCGCTTTCGGCTCGCCCTGGACGCGGCCCACGACGGCGTCTTCGACTGGGATCGCGCGGGCGGCGACCCCTACTACTCCGAGCAGTTCCTGAGGCTGCTGAAGCGCGACGATCTCGGCGCGCGCGACCCCCGTGAGTGGCTCGCCGAGCCCGACCGCGCGCGCGTCGGCGCGTCGCTCGAGCGGCTGGCGGCCGAGGGGGGCGCGCTCGAGGTCGAGTGCCAGCTGGAGACCGCGGACGGGCCGCGCTGGTTCGAGCTGCGCGCGCTTCGCGTCAGCGGGTCGGGAGAGACGGCGCGGCTGGTCGGCGCGGTGCGGGACGTGGAGGAGCGCAAGCGGGCCGCGGCGCTGAAGGACCAGCTCATCTCCACGGTGAGCCACGAGCTGCGAACCCCGCTGACGGGCATCCACGGCGCTCTGCGGCTCCTCGGCGGCGGCGCGGCGGGTCCGCTGTCCGAGCGAGGCCAGGAGCTGGTCGCGCTGGGCGAGCGGAACGGCCGGCGCCTGATGCGCATCGTCGACGAGCTGCTCGATCTCCAGCGCCTGCAAGCGGGTGAGCTCGACCTGGAGCTGGACGAGGTCTCGGTCGCGGACGTCCTCGCCCAGGCGCGCACCATCGCGGAGGAGCTCGGGGTCGAGGCGCGCCTCTCGATCTCCGAGCCCGCTCCAGAGGAGATCGTGCTGTGCGATCTCCAGCGGGCCGGGCAGGTGTGGATCAACCTGATCGGGAACGCGGTGAAGTTCGCGCGCGAGGGCAAAATCGAGGCGGTGGCGCGCGCGGTCGATGGAGGGATCCGCTTCGAGCTCGCGGATCGGGGACCGGGTGTGCCGCCCGAGATGCGAGACAGCGTCTTCGAGCCGTTCACCCAGGTGGACGGAACGACCACGCGCGCGCACGGCGGGAGCGGGCTCGGCCTCGCCATCGTCGCGTCGATCGTGCGGGCCAGCGGCGGCGAGGTCGGCGTCGACGAGCGCGCGGGCGGCGGCGCGGTCTTCTGGTTCCTGCTCCGGCGGACGCGCGCGGCGATCAACGACAGAACGGCCGGCCCGGGTGGGGCGCCTCGAGCCACGCCTCCCGGCGGGTGA
- a CDS encoding MerR family transcriptional regulator — translation MKDLCELTGLGRQAIHFYIQRGLLPPGRKTGRNMAWYGEEHLERLKLIKRLQHERFLPLKAIKAILDGQQGVFSASQRGFLLGVKQHLGPSIAEGADRPGETVRVDATLERIGLDRADFDRMLALELIGVREDDDGNALLAADDLWILESWAEVQRLGFDEALGFTVDDLVLYEEMVTQLFQAEAQMLLPRLKGVDPARAAEMIERGLPIVNAFLTGLHRAKIRNFLASIG, via the coding sequence ATGAAGGATCTCTGCGAGCTGACCGGGCTCGGCCGCCAGGCGATCCACTTCTACATCCAGCGGGGGCTGTTGCCTCCGGGTCGGAAGACCGGGCGGAACATGGCCTGGTACGGCGAGGAGCACCTCGAGCGGCTCAAGCTCATCAAGCGCCTCCAGCACGAGCGCTTCCTGCCGCTCAAGGCGATCAAGGCCATCCTCGACGGACAGCAGGGCGTCTTCAGCGCGAGCCAGCGCGGCTTCTTGCTCGGGGTCAAGCAGCACCTCGGGCCGTCCATCGCGGAGGGCGCCGACCGTCCCGGAGAGACCGTGCGGGTCGACGCGACCCTCGAGCGCATCGGCCTCGACCGCGCCGACTTCGACCGAATGCTCGCGCTCGAGCTCATCGGCGTGCGGGAGGACGACGACGGCAACGCGCTCCTTGCCGCCGACGATCTCTGGATCCTCGAGAGCTGGGCCGAGGTGCAGCGCCTCGGCTTCGACGAGGCCCTCGGCTTCACCGTCGACGACCTCGTGCTCTACGAGGAGATGGTCACGCAGCTCTTCCAGGCGGAGGCCCAGATGCTCCTGCCGCGCCTCAAGGGCGTCGACCCGGCGCGCGCGGCCGAGATGATCGAGCGCGGCCTCCCCATCGTGAACGCTTTCTTGACGGGTCTGCACCGCGCGAAGATCCGCAACTTCCTC